One Staphylococcus simiae genomic region harbors:
- the ylqF gene encoding ribosome biogenesis GTPase YlqF, with amino-acid sequence MVIQWYPGHMAKAKREVSEQLKKVDVVFELVDARIPYSSRNPMIDDVIKQKPRVVILNKKDMSNLKEMEKWENFFVEKGYYPVAVDAKHGKNLKQVEAAAIKATKEKFEREKAKGLKPRAIRAMIVGIPNVGKSTLINKLANRSIAQTGNKPGVTKQQQWIKVGKSLQLLDTPGILWPKFEDEEVGKKLSLTGAIKDSIVHLDEVAIYGLNFLIAHDLERLQQHYKIDVNADAEVLEWFDAIGRKRGLLRKGNEVDYEAVIELLINDMRNAKIGTYCFDIVQEMSEELSHDSNN; translated from the coding sequence ATGGTAATTCAATGGTATCCAGGACATATGGCGAAAGCAAAAAGAGAAGTAAGTGAACAATTAAAAAAAGTAGATGTTGTATTTGAATTAGTAGATGCACGCATCCCTTATAGTTCTAGAAATCCAATGATAGATGATGTTATTAAGCAAAAACCTCGCGTCGTTATTTTAAATAAAAAAGACATGTCTAATTTAAAAGAAATGGAAAAATGGGAAAATTTCTTTGTTGAAAAAGGCTATTATCCAGTAGCCGTTGATGCTAAACATGGTAAGAATTTAAAACAAGTTGAAGCAGCAGCTATCAAAGCAACAAAAGAAAAATTTGAGCGAGAAAAAGCAAAAGGATTAAAGCCTAGAGCAATTAGAGCAATGATTGTTGGAATACCTAATGTTGGTAAATCTACTTTAATTAATAAATTAGCTAATCGCAGTATTGCTCAAACAGGTAACAAACCAGGTGTAACAAAACAGCAACAGTGGATTAAAGTTGGTAAGTCGTTACAACTACTAGACACACCTGGAATATTATGGCCTAAATTTGAAGATGAAGAAGTAGGAAAAAAATTAAGTCTAACAGGCGCAATTAAAGATAGTATTGTACATTTAGATGAAGTAGCAATTTATGGACTTAATTTCTTGATTGCGCATGATTTAGAGAGATTGCAACAACATTATAAAATTGATGTAAATGCGGATGCTGAAGTTTTAGAATGGTTCGATGCAATTGGACGTAAACGAGGATTATTGAGAAAAGGTAATGAAGTAGATTATGAAGCAGTTATTGAATTATTAATTAATGATATGAGAAATGCCAAAATTGGTACTTACTGTTTTGATATAGTACAAGAAATGTCTGAGGAATTATCGCATGACTCAAACAATTAA
- a CDS encoding ribonuclease HII: MTQTIKDLTAIINDINSLEELATHTVNADGRKGVQLAISRRRKQLLAKEQLQQKYITMSKYEQSILNQQPNALICGIDEVGRGPLAGPVVACATILNSGHHYLGLDDSKKMTAAKREQLNEALKSNVRDYAFGIATAQEIDELNIYQATKVAMQRAIDNLTVKPTHLLIDAMELNNNIPQQAIIKGDAKSVSIAAASVMAKVYRDHYMTDLAQQYPDYGFDKNAGYGTKQHLTAIDTVGIMAEHRKSFEPIKSIVSNEKVE, translated from the coding sequence ATGACTCAAACAATTAAAGACTTGACAGCAATCATTAATGATATTAATTCATTAGAAGAATTAGCAACTCATACCGTTAATGCTGATGGACGAAAAGGTGTCCAGTTAGCAATTAGTAGACGTCGTAAGCAACTTTTAGCTAAAGAACAATTACAACAAAAATATATAACTATGTCGAAGTACGAACAAAGTATTTTAAACCAGCAACCAAATGCATTAATTTGTGGCATTGATGAAGTAGGACGCGGACCATTAGCAGGTCCTGTAGTTGCATGTGCGACGATATTAAATTCTGGACATCATTATTTAGGACTAGATGATTCTAAAAAAATGACTGCAGCTAAGCGTGAACAACTTAATGAAGCATTAAAATCAAATGTTAGAGACTATGCTTTTGGGATTGCTACAGCGCAAGAGATTGATGAATTGAATATTTATCAAGCGACAAAAGTGGCAATGCAACGTGCAATTGATAATTTGACAGTTAAACCCACACATTTATTAATAGATGCTATGGAATTAAACAATAACATTCCTCAACAAGCTATTATAAAAGGAGATGCTAAAAGTGTCTCGATTGCTGCAGCAAGTGTAATGGCGAAAGTATATCGAGATCACTATATGACAGATTTAGCACAACAATATCCTGATTACGGTTTTGATAAAAATGCTGGCTATGGTACTAAACAACATCTTACTGCGATAGATACAGTAGGTATTATGGCTGAGCATAGGAAAAGTTTTGAACCAATTAAATCAATAGTCTCTAATGAAAAAGTAGAATAA
- the sucC gene encoding ADP-forming succinate--CoA ligase subunit beta, whose amino-acid sequence MNIHEYQGKEIFRSMGVPVPEGRVAFTAEEAVEKAKELNSDVYVVKAQIHAGGRGKAGGVKIAKSLSEVETYANELLGKTLVTHQTGPEGKEVKRLYIEEGCDIQKEYYVGFVIDRATDQVTLMASEEGGTEIEEVAAKTPEKIFKESIDPVVGLSPYQARRIAFNINIPKESVNKAAKFLIALYNVFIEKDCSIVEINPLVTTGDGEVLALDAKINFDDNALFRHKDVVEMRDLEEEDPKEIEASKHDLSYIALDGDIGCMVNGAGLAMATMDTINHFGGNPANFLDAGGSATREKVTEAFKIILGDENVKGIFVNIFGGIMKCDVIAEGIVEAVKEVDLTLPLVVRLEGTNVELGKQILKDSGLAIEPAATMAEGAQKIVKLVKEA is encoded by the coding sequence ATGAATATCCACGAGTATCAAGGTAAAGAAATATTTCGTTCTATGGGCGTACCAGTACCAGAAGGACGAGTAGCATTTACTGCTGAAGAAGCGGTGGAGAAAGCGAAAGAATTAAATTCAGATGTATATGTAGTTAAGGCACAAATACATGCTGGTGGTAGAGGTAAAGCAGGCGGTGTTAAGATTGCTAAGTCTTTATCAGAAGTTGAAACATATGCAAATGAATTGTTAGGTAAAACTTTGGTGACACACCAGACAGGTCCGGAAGGTAAAGAAGTTAAACGTTTATATATCGAAGAAGGATGCGATATTCAAAAAGAATATTATGTTGGCTTTGTTATTGATCGTGCAACTGATCAAGTTACTTTGATGGCATCTGAAGAAGGGGGTACTGAGATCGAGGAAGTTGCAGCAAAAACACCTGAAAAGATTTTCAAAGAATCAATCGATCCAGTAGTTGGTTTATCACCATATCAAGCGCGTAGAATTGCGTTTAATATTAATATTCCAAAAGAATCTGTCAATAAAGCAGCTAAATTTTTAATAGCACTTTATAACGTCTTTATCGAAAAAGATTGTTCTATTGTTGAAATTAATCCATTAGTTACTACTGGTGACGGTGAAGTATTGGCATTAGATGCTAAAATTAATTTTGATGATAATGCTTTATTTAGACATAAAGATGTTGTTGAAATGAGAGATTTAGAAGAGGAAGATCCAAAAGAAATCGAAGCATCAAAACATGATTTATCATATATTGCTTTAGACGGAGACATTGGTTGTATGGTAAATGGTGCAGGTTTAGCTATGGCAACTATGGATACTATTAATCACTTCGGTGGCAACCCAGCTAACTTCTTAGACGCAGGTGGTAGTGCTACAAGAGAAAAAGTTACTGAAGCATTTAAAATCATCTTAGGTGATGAAAATGTTAAAGGTATTTTTGTTAACATTTTCGGCGGTATTATGAAATGTGATGTTATTGCGGAAGGTATCGTTGAAGCAGTTAAAGAAGTAGACTTAACATTACCACTTGTAGTTCGTTTAGAAGGTACTAACGTTGAACTTGGTAAACAAATCTTAAAAGATTCAGGTTTAGCAATTGAACCAGCAGCTACAATGGCTGAAGGCGCACAAAAAATTGTTAAGCTTGTAAAAGAAGCGTAA
- the sucD gene encoding succinate--CoA ligase subunit alpha, translated as MSVFIDKNTKVMVQGITGSTALFHTKQMLDYGTQIVAGVTPGKGGQVVEGVPVFNTVEEAKNETGATVSVIYVPAPFAADSILEAADADLDMVICITEHIPVLDMVKVKRYLEGRKTRLVGPNCPGVITADECKIGIMPGYIHKKGHVGVVSRSGTLTYEAVHQLTEEGIGQTTAVGIGGDPVNGTNFIDVLKAFNEDDDTKAVVMIGEIGGTAEEEAAEWIKANMTKPVVGFIGGQTAPPGKRMGHAGAIISGGKGTAEEKIKTLNSCGVKTAATPSEIGTTLIEAAKEAGIYEELLTINK; from the coding sequence ATGAGTGTATTTATAGATAAGAATACTAAAGTAATGGTACAAGGTATTACAGGGTCTACTGCCCTTTTCCATACAAAACAAATGCTTGACTATGGAACTCAAATTGTTGCTGGTGTAACACCAGGTAAAGGCGGTCAAGTAGTTGAAGGCGTTCCAGTTTTCAATACAGTTGAAGAAGCTAAAAACGAAACTGGAGCAACAGTTTCTGTTATTTATGTTCCTGCACCATTTGCAGCCGATTCAATTTTAGAAGCAGCTGATGCAGATTTAGATATGGTAATTTGTATTACTGAACATATTCCTGTATTGGATATGGTTAAAGTTAAACGTTATTTAGAAGGTAGAAAAACACGTTTAGTTGGACCAAACTGTCCAGGTGTTATCACTGCTGATGAATGTAAAATTGGTATTATGCCAGGATATATTCATAAAAAAGGACACGTAGGTGTAGTGTCTCGTTCAGGTACATTGACTTATGAAGCAGTGCATCAGCTAACTGAAGAAGGCATTGGTCAAACTACTGCAGTAGGTATCGGTGGAGACCCAGTTAATGGAACTAACTTTATTGACGTATTAAAAGCATTTAATGAAGATGATGACACTAAAGCTGTTGTAATGATTGGTGAAATCGGTGGTACTGCAGAAGAAGAAGCTGCTGAATGGATTAAAGCAAATATGACTAAACCTGTAGTTGGATTTATTGGTGGTCAAACTGCTCCTCCAGGAAAACGTATGGGACATGCGGGTGCTATCATTTCTGGTGGTAAAGGTACAGCAGAAGAGAAGATTAAAACACTGAATAGTTGTGGTGTAAAAACTGCTGCAACACCTTCGGAAATTGGTACTACTTTAATTGAAGCTGCCAAAGAAGCAGGTATATACGAAGAATTATTAACAATTAATAAATAA